One window of Akkermansia biwaensis genomic DNA carries:
- a CDS encoding 4-alpha-glucanotransferase has product MDEKRLAGVVLPLFSLRRNNDHGIGDLTALRQWIDWAADAHVGFLQLLPVNALGRDECPSPYSAISSIALEPLYLSLEPWTVPGLEERVFNETEDTPPWEQPSGPDLVDYPKVRSWKMWNLRGAWHNFRTKPEYAGIMPKFREWVKEQGSWLEDFVCFQVLCDLFGTAIWWHWPEQDPARAKAIASDYEEEKDFSRWLQWLCEKQWEFIRIYADERNVKLMGDIPIGVSLSSSDVFFERHLFNTDWCGGAPAEGNYAADPFTAKWGQNWGIPLYKWDVMAQDNFAWWRRRVKYCTKIFSMYRIDHILGFYRIYAFPWKPTENDVFLPLTQEQAAERTGGRLPAFKPRGDDQAWERNMNLADGDLYLRLVLSAAPGVSVVGEDLGCVPDYVRPNMRQLDIPGFKIPHWEIKPDGSIILGKEYHECSFAAFGTHDFETLMQTWNDSYAKIERARKLNLWMGGVPKTPANPEQEHIIKEAEDGARLLKWFADYCGMQPETWMSYWNLEIKTAMYRALFRSKSRYSAILWPALFDINKRLNIPGTTGGTNWRERMPFKAVEACSMPQTAWLRSIIDDSDRTPLQGEDAINALKASSKRIFPKVTVNNERFLKRMLMWPNGKSL; this is encoded by the coding sequence ATGGATGAAAAGAGACTAGCCGGCGTCGTTCTGCCTTTGTTTTCCCTGCGCCGCAATAATGACCACGGCATCGGGGATCTGACGGCCCTGCGCCAGTGGATAGACTGGGCGGCAGACGCTCATGTGGGATTTCTTCAGTTGCTGCCCGTCAATGCCTTGGGCCGGGACGAATGCCCCTCCCCCTATTCCGCCATCAGTTCCATTGCGCTGGAACCCCTGTACCTTTCCCTGGAACCCTGGACCGTACCCGGCCTGGAGGAACGCGTCTTTAACGAGACGGAAGACACGCCGCCCTGGGAACAGCCTTCCGGCCCGGACCTGGTGGACTACCCCAAGGTCCGCTCCTGGAAGATGTGGAATCTGCGCGGCGCGTGGCACAATTTCCGGACCAAGCCGGAATATGCGGGCATCATGCCCAAGTTCCGGGAATGGGTGAAGGAACAGGGAAGCTGGCTGGAAGACTTCGTATGCTTCCAGGTGCTCTGCGACCTGTTCGGCACGGCGATCTGGTGGCACTGGCCGGAACAGGACCCGGCGCGCGCCAAGGCCATTGCCTCCGACTACGAGGAAGAGAAGGATTTCTCCCGCTGGCTTCAATGGCTCTGCGAGAAGCAGTGGGAATTCATCCGAATTTATGCGGACGAACGCAACGTGAAGCTGATGGGGGATATTCCCATCGGCGTTTCCCTGTCCAGTTCCGACGTTTTCTTTGAGCGCCATCTGTTCAACACGGACTGGTGCGGCGGCGCTCCGGCGGAAGGCAATTATGCCGCGGACCCGTTTACGGCCAAATGGGGCCAGAACTGGGGCATTCCCCTGTACAAGTGGGACGTGATGGCCCAGGACAATTTCGCCTGGTGGCGCCGCAGGGTGAAGTACTGCACCAAGATTTTCAGCATGTACAGGATCGACCACATCCTGGGCTTTTACCGCATTTACGCCTTCCCATGGAAACCCACGGAGAACGACGTTTTCCTGCCCCTGACACAGGAGCAGGCCGCCGAAAGAACCGGAGGCCGCCTGCCCGCCTTCAAGCCGCGCGGCGACGACCAGGCGTGGGAGCGCAACATGAATCTGGCGGATGGAGACTTGTACCTGCGCCTTGTGTTGTCCGCCGCCCCCGGCGTCAGCGTGGTGGGAGAAGACCTGGGCTGCGTGCCGGACTATGTGCGCCCGAACATGCGCCAGCTTGACATTCCCGGCTTCAAGATTCCCCATTGGGAAATCAAGCCGGACGGCTCCATTATCCTGGGCAAGGAATATCACGAATGCTCTTTCGCCGCATTCGGCACGCATGATTTTGAAACGCTCATGCAGACGTGGAACGACAGCTATGCCAAGATCGAACGCGCCCGCAAGCTGAATCTGTGGATGGGGGGCGTTCCCAAAACTCCCGCCAATCCGGAACAGGAACACATCATCAAGGAAGCGGAAGACGGCGCGCGCCTGCTGAAATGGTTTGCCGACTACTGCGGCATGCAGCCGGAAACCTGGATGTCCTACTGGAATCTGGAGATCAAGACGGCCATGTACCGTGCCCTGTTCCGCTCCAAATCCCGTTATTCCGCCATTCTCTGGCCCGCCCTGTTCGATATCAACAAGCGCCTGAACATTCCCGGCACCACCGGAGGCACCAACTGGAGGGAACGCATGCCCTTCAAGGCCGTGGAAGCCTGTTCCATGCCGCAGACCGCATGGCTGCGCTCCATCATTGACGATTCCGACCGCACGCCGCTCCAGGGGGAAGACGCCATCAACGCACTCAAGGCATCCAGCAAGCGCATTTTCCCGAAGGTGACCGTGAACAACGAACGCTTCCTGAAACGGATGCTGATGTGGCCCAACGGCAAATCGCTTTAA
- the rimO gene encoding 30S ribosomal protein S12 methylthiotransferase RimO, whose protein sequence is MSLTVGLISLGCPKNLIDSEIMIGHLQKAGMTMTPDAELADVMVVNTCAFIDQAKQEAIDAILDVVRARESGTYPENQKLIVAGCLSQRFHKELPALLPEVDAFIGPDQITRLPEIIMEVMNRTVRNKNFVEGKCKYVPDWETPRYRLTPPHTAYIKIAEGCNHGCAYCIIPMIRGRHRSRSQEDVVREAEALVRAGVKEINLIAQDITYYGMDKWTDARPNRRSAVDSSRGESLASLIRALNAIEGEFWIRLLYTHPAHWSDELTAAIAESPKVARYVDIPLQHISDNMLNAMQRVTDGDYIRNLLRGIRKAVPGIAIRTTFITGFPGETEDDHQELMEFIEEFRFERAGIFTFSREEGTRAYNMPDQVHYRTKARRYNEATMLLTRIASEIGQKQIGQQIRVLVDAPGTARTEWDAPDIDGTVSVPLTLPVGEFATVTVTDAAAYELTAK, encoded by the coding sequence ATGTCTCTCACCGTTGGACTCATTTCCCTGGGTTGTCCCAAGAATTTGATCGATTCCGAAATCATGATCGGTCACCTGCAGAAGGCGGGCATGACGATGACGCCGGACGCGGAACTGGCGGACGTGATGGTGGTCAATACCTGCGCGTTCATCGACCAAGCCAAGCAGGAAGCCATAGACGCCATTCTGGATGTGGTGCGCGCCAGGGAAAGCGGAACCTATCCGGAAAACCAGAAGCTGATTGTGGCGGGATGCCTGTCCCAGCGTTTCCACAAGGAACTTCCCGCCCTGCTGCCGGAGGTGGACGCCTTCATCGGCCCGGACCAGATCACCCGCCTGCCGGAGATCATCATGGAAGTGATGAACCGGACCGTGCGGAACAAGAATTTCGTGGAAGGCAAATGCAAGTACGTTCCGGACTGGGAAACGCCGCGCTACCGCCTGACACCTCCCCACACCGCCTACATCAAGATAGCGGAGGGCTGCAACCACGGATGCGCCTACTGCATCATTCCGATGATCCGCGGACGCCACCGCAGCCGCTCCCAGGAGGACGTGGTGCGCGAGGCGGAAGCCCTGGTCAGGGCCGGCGTGAAGGAAATCAACCTTATTGCCCAGGATATCACCTATTACGGCATGGACAAGTGGACGGACGCGCGCCCGAACCGCCGCAGCGCGGTGGATTCCTCCCGCGGGGAATCCCTGGCCTCCCTGATCCGCGCCCTGAATGCGATTGAAGGGGAATTCTGGATCCGCCTGCTTTACACCCACCCCGCCCACTGGAGCGACGAACTGACAGCCGCCATCGCGGAAAGCCCGAAGGTGGCGCGGTACGTGGACATTCCCCTTCAGCATATTTCCGACAACATGCTCAACGCCATGCAGCGCGTGACGGACGGGGACTACATCCGCAACCTTCTCAGGGGCATCCGGAAGGCCGTGCCCGGCATCGCCATCCGCACGACGTTCATCACCGGCTTCCCCGGAGAGACGGAAGACGACCATCAGGAACTGATGGAGTTCATCGAGGAATTCCGCTTTGAACGCGCCGGCATTTTCACCTTTTCACGGGAAGAGGGAACCAGGGCCTACAACATGCCAGACCAAGTCCACTACCGCACGAAGGCGCGCCGCTACAATGAGGCGACCATGCTTCTCACGCGCATTGCTTCGGAGATCGGCCAAAAGCAGATCGGCCAGCAAATCCGGGTTTTGGTAGATGCTCCCGGCACGGCCAGAACGGAGTGGGACGCCCCGGACATTGACGGGACCGTTTCCGTTCCTCTCACGCTGCCCGTGGGCGAATTTGCAACGGTCACGGTGACGGATGCCGCGGCCTATGAGCTGACGGCGAAATAA
- a CDS encoding polysaccharide deacetylase family protein, with product MISAGVACAELPPELPPMTPLPLAPGPVTGGTIKGDPAAGIVPVRELIEANRRDEDIPMAEPIPGETAAPSAPDESIPNAEPIPGETHLQLPSQATPSIPPSAFSPVPVPQHETRVAILGYHDFSRTLPATEMRMNTDTFRAQMQALKTAGVPIITMKDFLDWKLGDKQLPAKCVLITIDDGWKSVYTDAYPILREMKIPFTVFPYTKFITGRGSAMSREQIQEMLNNGATLGSHSVSHLYPRSWRAAQRKGTQAVLDLAAKEIGESRKILQERFPGSDVEAYCYPGGFVLPEMITKAEEAGFRAAFTVIPRKVTKDTDRWRIHRYMVFGKDPKTFTRAVNFNTPSAPETPSPAPAGHEQGLGSYPAPAQPVFPAANTVVRNQNPDISISLAREPQLNPKDMEMRVSGFGLVNAKYDAREKVLKWAPSRPLRISPVTVQVRWKVPGGNIWQTATWQFGIAEQEMHFIPGNLVK from the coding sequence ATGATCTCAGCCGGTGTCGCCTGTGCGGAGCTTCCGCCCGAACTGCCTCCCATGACACCCCTGCCGCTCGCACCCGGACCAGTGACGGGCGGCACCATCAAGGGGGACCCCGCAGCAGGCATCGTGCCCGTCCGGGAACTGATTGAAGCCAACCGCAGGGATGAAGATATTCCCATGGCCGAGCCCATCCCCGGAGAAACGGCGGCTCCGTCCGCGCCGGACGAATCCATCCCGAATGCGGAACCCATTCCCGGCGAGACGCACCTCCAGCTCCCATCCCAGGCCACCCCTTCCATTCCGCCCTCCGCCTTTTCTCCCGTTCCCGTCCCTCAGCATGAAACACGGGTGGCCATCCTGGGCTACCATGATTTCAGCCGCACGCTGCCCGCCACGGAGATGCGCATGAATACGGACACGTTCCGGGCCCAGATGCAGGCGCTGAAAACCGCAGGCGTGCCCATCATCACCATGAAAGATTTCCTGGACTGGAAACTGGGCGACAAGCAACTGCCCGCCAAGTGCGTCCTGATCACCATTGACGACGGCTGGAAGAGCGTTTACACGGACGCCTACCCCATTCTCCGGGAAATGAAAATTCCCTTCACCGTTTTCCCCTACACCAAGTTCATCACAGGCCGCGGGTCCGCCATGAGCCGGGAGCAGATTCAGGAAATGCTGAACAACGGAGCCACTCTGGGCAGCCATTCCGTCAGCCACCTGTACCCCAGGTCCTGGCGCGCAGCCCAGAGAAAGGGCACGCAGGCCGTCCTGGACCTGGCCGCCAAGGAAATAGGGGAATCCAGGAAAATTCTCCAGGAGAGATTCCCCGGTTCCGACGTGGAAGCCTATTGCTACCCGGGCGGTTTCGTCCTGCCGGAGATGATCACCAAGGCGGAGGAAGCCGGCTTCCGGGCGGCGTTTACCGTCATTCCCAGAAAAGTGACCAAGGATACGGACCGCTGGAGAATTCACCGTTACATGGTGTTCGGCAAGGATCCCAAGACGTTCACCAGAGCCGTGAATTTCAATACTCCCAGCGCGCCGGAGACGCCCTCCCCCGCTCCCGCAGGCCATGAACAGGGGCTGGGGTCCTATCCGGCTCCCGCCCAGCCCGTCTTCCCGGCAGCCAACACCGTGGTCCGCAACCAGAATCCGGACATTTCCATTTCCCTTGCACGGGAACCGCAGCTCAATCCCAAGGACATGGAGATGCGCGTCTCCGGTTTCGGCCTGGTAAATGCCAAGTATGACGCCAGGGAAAAAGTCCTGAAATGGGCACCCTCCCGTCCCCTGCGCATCAGCCCGGTCACCGTCCAGGTACGGTGGAAGGTTCCCGGCGGCAACATCTGGCAAACGGCCACCTGGCAATTCGGGATTGCGGAGCAGGAAATGCATTTCATTCCCGGAAACCTCGTCAAATGA
- a CDS encoding 50S ribosomal protein L11 methyltransferase, translating to MSWSWNKLSAAKWEDAWSERIAGNPNAVITQIKGGKTIRIVVYCDTEQDALILKEHFGGSVREVKTQDWVAAQNREPRPPLKIRDSLLITEQTDAEKLKALQQQFPKRRILSVPAEMAFGTGDHATTSACLRFICDFAKSRKGTDWSMTDIGCGTAVLAMAALELGAARAAAFDFDPMAIEVARYNMERNGITDTRLDLFVGDVFEWTPTAGQKGDLVVANLFSTILQKAFPRIITAMKQNAVLVISGILASQWEETKASAERRGLTFDKVIKRGKWVTAKGGLRASTARV from the coding sequence ATGAGCTGGAGCTGGAACAAATTGTCCGCCGCCAAATGGGAAGACGCCTGGAGCGAACGCATTGCCGGAAATCCGAATGCCGTCATTACGCAAATCAAGGGGGGCAAAACTATCAGAATTGTCGTTTACTGCGATACGGAACAAGATGCCCTTATATTGAAAGAACATTTCGGAGGGTCCGTCCGGGAAGTCAAGACACAGGACTGGGTAGCGGCGCAAAACAGGGAGCCGCGCCCTCCCCTGAAAATCAGGGATTCCCTGCTCATCACGGAACAAACGGATGCCGAAAAGCTGAAAGCCCTGCAACAGCAGTTTCCCAAACGCCGCATCCTGAGCGTCCCGGCGGAAATGGCCTTCGGCACCGGAGACCATGCCACCACATCCGCCTGCCTGCGCTTCATCTGCGACTTTGCCAAGTCCCGCAAGGGAACGGACTGGAGCATGACGGACATCGGCTGCGGCACCGCCGTGCTGGCCATGGCCGCGCTGGAACTGGGGGCGGCCCGCGCCGCCGCCTTCGACTTCGACCCGATGGCCATTGAAGTGGCCCGGTACAACATGGAACGCAACGGCATTACCGATACCCGGCTGGATTTGTTTGTGGGGGACGTGTTTGAATGGACTCCCACGGCCGGGCAAAAGGGCGACCTGGTTGTCGCCAACCTGTTTTCCACCATTCTGCAGAAGGCTTTTCCGCGCATCATCACAGCCATGAAGCAAAATGCCGTGCTGGTCATTTCCGGTATTCTAGCCTCCCAGTGGGAGGAAACGAAGGCGTCCGCGGAACGCCGCGGACTCACGTTTGACAAAGTAATCAAACGGGGGAAATGGGTGACGGCCAAAGGAGGACTGAGGGCATCAACGGCCCGCGTATAA
- a CDS encoding putative Na+/H+ antiporter → MSSICHFTKALTLRFGRLAAVAAAVFFMAAGAGEAAVRAAEPAYPATEIGGESQYSHFPIPLSQYKQLPPDASLSQVLSERNEQSGGFNLAVTLVFLGAIIHTFLAGRFERYSHKLALRYKEKLKESNFRVMHPEERLPVSFASAIFHFLGEVEAVFGIWIIPFMFVCWKYYSFEDFSAYLNYDCSFTEPMFVMIIMIIASSRPIFKLAESVVNCGARLGKATPGAWWISVMCLAPLLGSLITEPAAMTIGALILSKKFYDLKPKRSLMYATLGLLFVNISIGGTLTHFAAPPVVMVAEKWDWGLAHMIQHFGWKAVCAIIISNLIYFLMFRKEFARLATQQREFSEFDDAIPQSWEDRNDRIPVWVTLAHVCFLTWTVLFSHEPVMFIGSFLFFIGFTVATPQYQNQMSLRVPMMVGFFLAGLVILGGVQAWWLEPVLTRLGDYAMIGATLLTAFNDNAAVTFLASTVPNLPEAVKYSVVAGAVTGGGLTVIANAPNPAGQAILGKYFKGINPLWLFTWAALPTAIVFIFFTCFGH, encoded by the coding sequence ATGAGCAGCATTTGTCATTTTACCAAAGCTCTGACACTCCGTTTTGGTCGGCTTGCCGCAGTGGCGGCAGCCGTCTTTTTCATGGCCGCCGGAGCGGGAGAGGCTGCCGTGCGTGCGGCGGAGCCCGCCTATCCCGCCACGGAAATTGGAGGAGAATCCCAATACAGCCATTTCCCGATTCCGCTCAGCCAGTACAAGCAGCTGCCCCCGGACGCCAGCCTGTCCCAGGTGCTCAGCGAACGCAACGAACAGTCCGGCGGCTTCAACCTGGCCGTGACGCTGGTATTCCTGGGCGCCATCATACATACGTTCCTGGCGGGGCGCTTTGAACGCTACTCCCACAAGCTGGCTCTGCGCTACAAGGAAAAGCTGAAGGAATCCAACTTCCGCGTGATGCATCCGGAAGAACGGCTGCCGGTCTCCTTTGCCTCCGCCATCTTTCATTTCCTGGGGGAAGTGGAAGCCGTGTTCGGCATTTGGATCATCCCCTTCATGTTCGTGTGCTGGAAATACTATTCCTTTGAAGACTTTTCAGCCTACTTGAATTACGACTGCTCGTTCACGGAGCCCATGTTTGTGATGATCATCATGATCATCGCTTCCTCCCGCCCCATCTTCAAGCTGGCGGAATCCGTAGTCAACTGCGGCGCCAGACTGGGGAAGGCCACTCCAGGCGCCTGGTGGATTTCCGTCATGTGTCTGGCCCCGCTACTGGGTTCCCTGATTACGGAACCGGCCGCCATGACGATCGGCGCGCTGATCCTGAGCAAGAAATTCTATGACCTCAAGCCCAAGCGCTCCCTGATGTACGCCACGCTGGGCCTGCTGTTCGTGAACATCTCCATCGGCGGAACCCTGACTCACTTTGCCGCCCCTCCCGTCGTGATGGTTGCGGAAAAATGGGACTGGGGCCTGGCGCACATGATCCAGCATTTCGGCTGGAAAGCCGTGTGCGCCATCATCATATCCAACCTGATCTATTTCCTGATGTTCCGCAAGGAATTTGCCCGTCTGGCCACCCAGCAGCGCGAATTCAGCGAGTTTGACGATGCCATCCCCCAGTCCTGGGAAGACCGCAACGATCGGATTCCCGTGTGGGTGACGCTGGCGCACGTGTGCTTCCTGACCTGGACGGTGCTTTTCTCCCATGAACCGGTGATGTTCATCGGCAGTTTCCTCTTCTTCATCGGCTTTACGGTTGCCACGCCGCAGTACCAGAACCAGATGTCCCTGCGCGTTCCGATGATGGTGGGCTTCTTCCTGGCCGGGCTGGTGATTCTGGGCGGCGTGCAGGCCTGGTGGCTGGAACCGGTGCTGACGCGCCTGGGGGACTACGCCATGATCGGCGCCACCCTGCTGACGGCGTTCAACGACAATGCCGCCGTCACCTTCCTGGCTTCCACCGTTCCCAACCTGCCGGAGGCCGTCAAATATTCCGTGGTGGCCGGCGCTGTGACGGGCGGCGGCCTGACGGTGATCGCCAACGCCCCCAACCCGGCGGGGCAGGCCATTCTGGGCAAATACTTCAAGGGAATCAATCCCCTGTGGCTGTTCACGTGGGCGGCCCTCCCCACGGCGATCGTGTTCATCTTCTTCACCTGTTTCGGCCATTGA
- a CDS encoding riboflavin synthase, with product MFTGLVETTGTVVGFTPIDGGARLTLDIPFGSELSLGDSVAVNGCCLTVDALDGNRVSFDLLSQTIRVTSLGNLKPGSLVNLERAMSAMDRFGGHFVMGHVDNTGTIAALEPVGQDHRLEVRIPDELARYCIDKGSITIDGISLTIANLNGTLLEFWITPHTFGRTNLQDAAVGQPVNLEVDMLAKYVEKLFTARESAGI from the coding sequence ATGTTTACCGGACTTGTTGAAACAACTGGAACCGTGGTGGGGTTCACCCCCATTGACGGCGGAGCCAGGCTGACGCTGGACATTCCTTTCGGCAGCGAACTCTCCCTGGGAGATTCCGTGGCCGTGAACGGATGCTGCCTGACGGTGGATGCCCTGGATGGGAACCGCGTTTCCTTCGACCTGCTTTCCCAGACCATCCGGGTGACCAGCTTAGGGAATCTGAAACCCGGCAGCCTGGTGAATCTGGAACGCGCCATGTCCGCCATGGACCGTTTCGGCGGCCACTTTGTGATGGGGCACGTGGACAACACCGGAACGATCGCGGCGCTGGAACCCGTGGGGCAGGATCACAGGCTGGAAGTGCGCATCCCCGATGAACTGGCCCGCTACTGTATCGACAAGGGCTCCATCACCATTGACGGCATTTCCCTGACGATTGCCAATCTCAACGGAACCTTGCTGGAATTCTGGATTACCCCTCATACCTTCGGCCGTACCAATCTTCAGGACGCCGCTGTAGGACAGCCCGTAAACCTGGAAGTGGACATGCTGGCCAAATACGTGGAAAAGCTGTTCACGGCCCGTGAAAGCGCAGGCATTTGA
- the nuoD gene encoding NADH dehydrogenase (quinone) subunit D, translating into MNTSTKTFTVADTAANADYLTNTSEPLGETMTLNVGPSHPATHGVLRLVLELDGEEIISCDPVVGHLHRGMEKIGETIQYNQFVPYTDRFDYLAPLSNNIAYACAVEKLMGWELPPRGQALRVLALELSRFSSHILGVGVYAMDVGAMTVFLYCYEEREKIHNFYEQLTGARFTSSYTRIGGQTRDVPQQMLKEVLAFCDQAEKTVDETEALLLKNKIFIDRLQGVGIIPREKALSWGLTGANLRASGVKRDLRKTNPYLGYEQYEFDVPIGEHGDCYDRFTIRIEEMRQSLRIIRQVAATMPEGPINVVDKKGTLPPKEKVLTDMESLIRQFMTTTMGVNAPAGQVYFAAENPKGELGFFLDSKGGGLPNRLRMRSPSFCNLSILPELLPGHLVSDVPAILGSFDFVMGECDR; encoded by the coding sequence ATGAACACGAGCACCAAAACCTTCACCGTTGCAGATACAGCCGCCAACGCCGATTATCTCACCAATACATCCGAACCGCTCGGAGAAACGATGACCCTGAACGTGGGCCCCTCCCACCCCGCCACCCACGGCGTGCTCCGCCTGGTTCTGGAGCTTGACGGCGAAGAAATCATCAGCTGTGATCCCGTAGTGGGCCACCTGCACCGCGGCATGGAGAAGATCGGGGAGACGATCCAGTACAACCAGTTCGTCCCCTACACCGACCGTTTTGACTACCTGGCCCCCCTCTCCAACAACATCGCCTACGCCTGCGCCGTGGAAAAGCTGATGGGCTGGGAACTTCCGCCCCGCGGCCAGGCCCTGCGCGTGCTCGCCCTGGAGCTTTCCCGTTTTTCCTCCCACATTCTGGGAGTGGGCGTGTACGCCATGGACGTAGGCGCCATGACCGTGTTCCTGTACTGCTATGAGGAACGCGAAAAAATCCACAACTTTTACGAACAGCTTACGGGCGCGCGCTTCACGTCCTCCTACACCCGCATCGGCGGCCAGACGCGCGACGTGCCGCAGCAAATGCTGAAGGAAGTGCTCGCCTTCTGCGACCAGGCGGAAAAGACCGTTGACGAAACGGAAGCCCTGCTGCTCAAGAACAAGATTTTCATCGACCGCCTCCAGGGCGTGGGCATCATTCCCCGTGAAAAGGCCCTTTCCTGGGGCCTTACCGGAGCCAACCTGCGCGCCAGCGGCGTCAAGCGCGACCTGCGCAAGACCAATCCCTACCTGGGCTACGAACAGTACGAATTCGATGTCCCGATCGGCGAACACGGAGACTGCTACGACCGTTTCACCATCCGCATTGAGGAAATGCGCCAGTCCTTGCGCATCATCCGCCAGGTGGCCGCCACCATGCCGGAGGGGCCCATCAACGTGGTGGACAAGAAAGGCACGCTTCCGCCCAAGGAAAAAGTGCTGACGGACATGGAATCCCTGATCCGCCAGTTCATGACCACCACCATGGGCGTGAACGCCCCTGCGGGCCAGGTTTACTTTGCCGCGGAAAACCCGAAGGGAGAGCTGGGCTTCTTCCTGGATTCCAAGGGCGGCGGTCTTCCCAACCGCCTGCGCATGCGCTCCCCCTCCTTCTGCAACCTTTCCATCCTGCCGGAGCTTCTGCCGGGGCACCTGGTTTCCGACGTTCCGGCCATTCTCGGCTCCTTTGACTTCGTGATGGGCGAATGCGACCGCTAA
- a CDS encoding complex I 24 kDa subunit family protein — protein sequence MSDYAENAIDALIAHHPSPGEQFYPAFEATPELDAAASEYITHYPEGKQQSAVLPILHEIQKKFGYISADAITWTAEKLGLTPAHVLGVVTFYPGLRQTCPGKNHIRVCRTLSCAMAGADSLFNTICTRLGIDKSSIDHHHPIGVSPSGLWSVEGVECLANCGFGPNMMVNDILYEKVTPELLEEVILKYQNA from the coding sequence ATGTCCGATTACGCTGAAAACGCCATTGACGCGCTCATCGCCCATCATCCCAGCCCCGGCGAACAATTCTACCCGGCCTTTGAAGCCACGCCGGAACTTGATGCCGCCGCAAGCGAATACATCACGCATTATCCGGAGGGCAAGCAGCAGTCCGCCGTTCTCCCCATTCTGCATGAGATTCAAAAGAAATTCGGCTACATCAGCGCGGACGCCATCACCTGGACGGCGGAAAAGCTGGGACTCACCCCTGCCCACGTGCTGGGCGTGGTCACTTTCTATCCCGGCCTGCGCCAGACCTGCCCCGGCAAGAACCACATCCGCGTCTGCCGCACGCTTTCCTGCGCCATGGCGGGGGCGGACAGCCTCTTCAACACCATCTGCACGCGCCTGGGAATCGACAAGAGCAGCATCGACCACCACCACCCCATCGGCGTCAGCCCCTCGGGCCTGTGGAGTGTGGAGGGCGTGGAATGCCTCGCCAACTGCGGATTCGGCCCCAACATGATGGTCAACGACATCCTGTATGAAAAAGTCACGCCGGAACTGCTGGAGGAAGTGATCCTCAAATACCAGAACGCCTAA